In Actinomadura citrea, a single window of DNA contains:
- a CDS encoding TetR family transcriptional regulator, translated as MSTSSREHAIDRLEDRLARLPLRERKKLRTRRTIQDHALRLFGERGYDETTVEQIAAAAEISPSTFFRYFPTKEDVVVTDEYDPIMAEVMRGQPAGMSPIEALRTTLREMLPLMYETDLDVVNARLRLTSQVPALRARTFESLREGTHAMLTEVVGHRTGRRPDDPDVETFIWAVLGVLQAAMYQWVEGRVTTEELPELVDHNLEFLDRGCPL; from the coding sequence ATGAGCACGTCGTCCCGTGAGCACGCCATCGACCGGCTGGAGGACCGGCTCGCCCGGCTGCCGCTGCGGGAGCGCAAGAAGCTGCGGACCCGCCGGACGATCCAGGACCACGCCCTCCGCCTGTTCGGCGAGCGGGGATACGACGAGACGACCGTGGAGCAGATCGCGGCGGCGGCCGAGATCTCGCCGAGCACGTTCTTCCGCTACTTCCCCACCAAGGAGGACGTGGTCGTCACCGACGAGTACGACCCGATCATGGCGGAGGTCATGCGGGGCCAGCCGGCCGGGATGTCCCCCATCGAGGCGCTGCGCACCACGCTCCGCGAGATGCTCCCGCTGATGTACGAGACCGACCTGGACGTGGTCAACGCCCGGCTGCGGCTCACCTCGCAGGTCCCGGCGCTGCGCGCCCGCACGTTCGAGTCGCTGCGCGAGGGCACGCACGCCATGCTGACCGAGGTCGTCGGCCACCGGACCGGACGTCGGCCCGACGACCCGGACGTGGAGACGTTCATCTGGGCCGTCCTGGGCGTGCTCCAGGCGGCCATGTACCAGTGGGTCGAGGGGCGCGTGACGACCGAGGAGCTTCCCGAGCTCGTCGACCACAACCTGGAGTTCCTGGACCGCGGCTGCCCGCTGTGA
- a CDS encoding ribonuclease Z, with protein MSVRDLTVLGSASAVPTRSRNHNGYLLRWDGHGVLFDPGEGTQRQMTHAGLSANDVTWICVTHFHGDHCLGVPGIVQRIARDGVAHPVDAAFPASGRPYWERLRHATAFRDTDVIRERPVSGERMALDTGDAPFGLVARRLSHPVEAYGYRLEEPDGVTMLPGALAARGVRGPLIRRLQEDGRVTTPAGRTVTLEECSVTRPGQKVAFVMDTRLCDGVRELAAGVDMLVIESTFLGEDAALAAEYGHLTAAQAGAVAAEAGARRLVLTHFSERYPAADEHRFADEASAAFGGDITLVHDLDRIPLPPRRLT; from the coding sequence GGACGGGCACGGCGTCCTGTTCGACCCGGGGGAGGGGACGCAGCGGCAGATGACGCACGCCGGGCTCTCCGCGAACGACGTGACCTGGATCTGCGTGACCCACTTCCACGGCGACCACTGCCTCGGCGTGCCGGGGATCGTCCAGCGCATCGCCCGCGACGGCGTCGCGCACCCGGTGGACGCGGCCTTCCCGGCGAGCGGCCGGCCCTACTGGGAGCGGCTGCGGCACGCGACCGCGTTCCGCGACACCGACGTCATCCGCGAGCGGCCGGTGTCCGGCGAGCGGATGGCGCTCGACACCGGAGACGCCCCGTTCGGCCTGGTCGCGCGGCGGCTTTCCCACCCCGTCGAGGCGTACGGGTACCGGCTGGAGGAACCGGACGGCGTGACGATGCTGCCGGGCGCGCTCGCCGCGCGCGGCGTCAGGGGGCCGCTGATCCGCCGCCTCCAGGAGGACGGACGGGTCACCACGCCCGCCGGCCGCACCGTCACGCTGGAGGAGTGCAGCGTGACCCGTCCCGGGCAGAAGGTCGCGTTCGTCATGGACACCCGGCTCTGCGACGGCGTCCGCGAGCTGGCCGCCGGTGTCGACATGCTCGTCATCGAGTCCACCTTCCTGGGCGAGGACGCCGCCCTGGCCGCCGAGTACGGGCACCTCACCGCCGCCCAGGCGGGCGCGGTGGCCGCGGAGGCGGGTGCGCGGCGGCTCGTCCTCACCCACTTCTCCGAGCGCTACCCCGCCGCCGACGAGCACCGCTTCGCGGACGAGGCGTCCGCCGCGTTCGGCGGCGACATCACCCTCGTCCACGATCTGGACCGGATCCCGCTGCCGCCGCGCCGTCTGACCTGA
- a CDS encoding thioredoxin domain-containing protein: protein MNRLKDATSPYLLQHAGNPVEWWEWTGEAFAEARRRDVPVLLSVGYAACHWCHVMAHESFEDGETARAMNELFVNIKVDREERPDIDAVYMEATQAMTGQGGWPMTVFMTPEGHPFYCGTYFPRAQFRALLQAVHKAWTEQRDDVAQQGQQVVEALTSRGSGLAGTEAPGDAVLAHAVQVLAGSYDAERGGFGGAPKFPPSMALEFLLRHHARTGGEEALAMASRTLEAMARGGMYDQLGGGFARYSVDARWVVPHFEKMLYDNALLARVYAHWWRLTGTPFARRVALETCDWMLRDLRTDHGGLASALDADSEGVEGRYYVWTPEQLREVLGDEDGAFAETLFEVTGTFELGASVLQLLSDPEDVERYERVRTALLAARAQRIPPARDDKVVAAWNGLAIAALAECGALFDRPDLVRAAEEVARLLVEVHLRDGRLTRTSKDGTAGANAGVLEDYADVAEGLLALHAVTGDPHHVRLAGELLNTVLERFADGAGGFYDTADDAERLFRRPQDPTDNATPSGQFAAAGALLSFAALTGSDWHRQAAEDALAPAGTLADKHARFAGWGLAVAEARATGPVEIAVIGDPDDARTRALHRTALMAVAPGAVVSTGPPDAEGVPLLEGRGLLEGEPAAYVCRGFVCRLPVTTQAELNRELRGQLD, encoded by the coding sequence ATGAACCGGCTCAAGGACGCGACCAGCCCGTACCTGCTCCAGCACGCCGGCAACCCGGTGGAGTGGTGGGAGTGGACCGGGGAGGCCTTCGCCGAGGCGCGGCGGCGCGACGTCCCCGTCCTGCTCTCGGTCGGATACGCCGCCTGCCACTGGTGCCACGTGATGGCGCACGAGTCCTTCGAGGACGGCGAGACGGCGCGGGCGATGAACGAGCTGTTCGTGAACATCAAGGTCGACCGGGAGGAGCGACCGGACATCGACGCCGTCTACATGGAGGCGACCCAGGCCATGACGGGCCAGGGCGGCTGGCCGATGACGGTGTTCATGACGCCGGAAGGGCACCCGTTCTACTGCGGGACGTACTTCCCGCGGGCGCAGTTCCGGGCGCTGCTGCAGGCCGTCCACAAGGCGTGGACGGAGCAGCGCGACGACGTCGCCCAGCAGGGGCAGCAGGTCGTCGAGGCCCTCACCTCGCGCGGGTCCGGCCTCGCCGGGACGGAGGCGCCCGGCGACGCGGTGCTCGCGCACGCGGTGCAGGTGCTCGCGGGCTCCTACGACGCCGAACGCGGCGGGTTCGGCGGCGCCCCCAAGTTCCCGCCGTCGATGGCGCTGGAGTTCCTGCTGCGCCATCACGCGCGCACGGGCGGCGAGGAGGCGCTGGCGATGGCGTCCCGCACGCTGGAGGCGATGGCCCGCGGCGGGATGTACGACCAGCTCGGCGGCGGGTTCGCACGGTACTCGGTGGATGCGCGGTGGGTCGTCCCGCACTTCGAGAAGATGCTCTACGACAACGCTCTGCTGGCCCGCGTCTACGCGCACTGGTGGCGGCTGACGGGGACGCCGTTCGCGCGGCGGGTCGCGCTGGAGACGTGCGACTGGATGCTGCGCGACCTGCGCACCGACCACGGTGGTCTCGCCTCGGCGCTGGACGCCGACAGCGAGGGCGTCGAGGGCAGGTACTACGTGTGGACGCCCGAGCAGCTGCGGGAGGTGCTCGGTGACGAGGACGGCGCGTTCGCGGAGACCCTTTTCGAGGTGACGGGAACGTTCGAGCTCGGAGCCTCCGTCCTCCAGCTTCTGAGCGACCCCGAGGACGTCGAGCGGTACGAGCGCGTGCGCACCGCGTTGCTGGCGGCGCGCGCACAGAGGATCCCGCCGGCACGGGACGACAAGGTGGTGGCGGCGTGGAACGGGCTCGCCATCGCGGCGCTCGCCGAGTGCGGTGCGCTGTTCGACCGGCCGGATCTGGTCCGGGCGGCCGAGGAGGTCGCGCGGCTGCTGGTGGAGGTCCATCTGCGGGACGGCCGGCTGACGCGCACGTCCAAGGACGGGACGGCCGGCGCGAACGCCGGCGTTCTGGAGGACTACGCCGACGTGGCCGAGGGGCTGCTCGCCCTGCACGCGGTCACCGGCGACCCGCACCACGTGCGGCTGGCCGGTGAACTGCTGAACACCGTCCTCGAACGGTTCGCCGACGGGGCCGGCGGCTTCTACGACACGGCCGACGACGCCGAGCGCCTGTTCCGGCGCCCGCAGGACCCGACCGACAACGCGACGCCGTCGGGGCAGTTCGCGGCGGCGGGGGCGCTGCTGTCGTTCGCCGCGCTGACCGGGTCGGACTGGCACCGGCAGGCGGCGGAGGACGCGCTGGCGCCCGCCGGGACGCTCGCCGACAAGCACGCGCGGTTCGCGGGCTGGGGCCTCGCGGTGGCCGAGGCCCGCGCGACGGGCCCGGTCGAGATCGCGGTGATCGGCGATCCGGACGACGCGCGCACCCGCGCCCTGCACCGGACGGCCCTCATGGCGGTCGCCCCGGGCGCGGTGGTCAGCACCGGCCCGCCGGACGCCGAGGGCGTGCCCCTGCTGGAGGGGCGGGGCCTGCTGGAGGGGGAGCCCGCGGCGTACGTCTGCCGGGGGTTCGTCTGCCGGCTGCCCGTCACGACCCAGGCCGAGCTGAACCGCGAGCTACGTGGGCAATTGGACTGA
- a CDS encoding lytic transglycosylase domain-containing protein encodes MEGPEAPHEDDVRVAGTDPRAGVPAGDTLGLQPLQEPLRTGVSTGGPGDQISSGPGGPRRAGRKGGSGGRREGSGGRNGVRIAVVAAGAAVLLGGGAVAAFALTGGSGDEGTQTVKPTKQLADAAAPPQIDPKVLEQQRKKLALDRASRATRQDGGKKAPSLLPKGKPIPTKTPEKKPSGGSGGGPTGDPVPAGEAQAIAKRLLPSYGFGGSGQFGCLVNLWNKESHWNAHAANPSSGAYGIPQALPGSKMASAGPDWQNNATTQIKWGLGYIKNRYGTPCGAWSHSQSVGWY; translated from the coding sequence GTGGAGGGGCCCGAGGCGCCGCACGAGGACGACGTGCGCGTCGCCGGCACCGACCCCCGCGCGGGCGTCCCCGCGGGGGACACGCTCGGACTCCAGCCCCTCCAGGAGCCGCTGCGCACCGGCGTCTCCACCGGCGGCCCCGGCGACCAGATCTCCTCCGGGCCGGGCGGGCCCCGCCGGGCCGGTCGCAAGGGCGGCTCCGGCGGTCGCAGGGAAGGCTCCGGCGGGCGCAACGGCGTGCGGATCGCGGTGGTCGCCGCGGGCGCCGCCGTCCTGCTCGGCGGCGGCGCGGTCGCCGCGTTCGCGCTGACCGGCGGTTCCGGCGACGAGGGCACGCAGACCGTCAAGCCCACCAAGCAGCTCGCCGACGCCGCCGCGCCGCCGCAGATCGACCCGAAGGTGCTGGAGCAGCAGCGCAAGAAGCTGGCGCTCGACCGGGCCTCCCGCGCGACGCGCCAGGACGGCGGCAAGAAGGCCCCCTCGCTGCTTCCCAAGGGCAAGCCGATCCCGACCAAGACGCCGGAGAAGAAGCCCTCCGGCGGCAGCGGCGGCGGCCCGACGGGCGACCCGGTCCCGGCCGGCGAGGCGCAGGCGATCGCCAAGCGGCTGCTGCCGAGCTACGGGTTCGGCGGCAGCGGCCAGTTCGGCTGCCTGGTCAACCTGTGGAACAAGGAGAGCCACTGGAACGCCCACGCGGCCAACCCCTCCTCGGGCGCGTACGGCATTCCGCAGGCCCTGCCCGGCTCCAAGATGGCCAGCGCCGGGCCCGACTGGCAGAACAACGCCACCACCCAGATCAAGTGGGGGCTCGGCTACATCAAGAACCGCTACGGCACGCCGTGCGGCGCGTGGTCGCACTCGCAGTCCGTCGGCTGGTACTGA
- a CDS encoding PhoH family protein, which translates to MDTSVLLADPGAMTRFAEHEVVLPIVVISELEAKRHHPELGYFARQALRTLDDLRLRHGRLDEPVSIEGALGDQGGTLRVELNHADPSVLPDGFRLGDNDTRILSVAAWLAREGRDVVLVSKDLPMRVKASAVGLAAEEYRAELAVVESGWTGMRELEVTAGAVEELYEAGSADLEEARDLPCHTGLRLLSERGSALGRVQPDKSVRLVRGDREVFGLRGRSAEQRIALDLLMDEEVGIVSLGGRAGTGKSALALCAGLEAVLERRRHRKVVVFRPLYAVGGQELGYLPGSENEKMSPWAQAVYDTLSAVTTPEVVDEVVDRDMLEVLPLTHIRGRSLHDAFVIVDEAQSLERGVLLTVLSRIGAGSRVVLTHDVAQRDNLRVGRHDGVAAVVERLKGHPLFAHVTLTRSERSPIAALVTDMLGDVGV; encoded by the coding sequence CTGGACACCAGCGTCCTGCTCGCCGATCCGGGGGCGATGACCCGGTTCGCCGAGCACGAGGTCGTACTCCCCATCGTCGTCATCTCCGAACTGGAGGCCAAGCGGCACCATCCGGAGCTCGGCTACTTCGCCCGGCAGGCGCTGCGCACGCTGGACGACCTGCGGCTGCGGCACGGGCGGCTGGACGAGCCCGTCTCGATCGAGGGGGCGCTCGGCGACCAGGGCGGAACGCTCCGCGTCGAGCTGAACCACGCCGACCCGAGCGTCCTGCCGGACGGGTTCCGGCTCGGCGACAACGACACCCGCATCCTGTCGGTGGCCGCGTGGCTGGCCCGTGAAGGACGCGACGTCGTGCTGGTCTCCAAGGACCTGCCGATGCGGGTGAAGGCGTCCGCGGTGGGGCTCGCCGCCGAGGAGTACCGCGCGGAACTGGCCGTCGTGGAGTCCGGCTGGACCGGGATGCGCGAGCTGGAGGTGACCGCCGGGGCCGTCGAGGAGCTGTACGAGGCGGGGAGCGCCGACCTGGAGGAGGCGCGGGACCTGCCGTGCCACACGGGGCTGCGGCTGCTGTCCGAGCGCGGCTCGGCGCTCGGCCGCGTCCAGCCGGACAAGTCGGTGCGGCTGGTGCGCGGCGACCGCGAGGTGTTCGGGCTGCGCGGCCGGTCCGCGGAGCAGCGGATCGCGCTGGACCTGCTGATGGACGAGGAGGTCGGCATCGTCTCGCTCGGCGGGCGGGCCGGCACCGGCAAGTCGGCGCTCGCCCTGTGCGCGGGGCTGGAGGCCGTGCTGGAGCGGCGGCGGCACCGCAAGGTCGTGGTGTTCCGCCCCCTGTACGCGGTCGGCGGCCAGGAGCTCGGGTACCTGCCGGGCTCGGAGAACGAGAAGATGTCGCCGTGGGCGCAGGCGGTCTACGACACCCTCTCGGCGGTGACGACGCCGGAGGTCGTCGACGAGGTCGTGGACCGTGACATGTTGGAGGTCCTGCCGCTCACGCACATCCGCGGACGGTCGCTGCACGACGCGTTCGTGATCGTGGACGAGGCGCAGTCGCTGGAACGCGGCGTGCTGCTCACCGTCCTGTCGCGGATCGGCGCCGGGTCGCGGGTCGTGCTGACCCACGACGTGGCGCAGCGCGACAACCTGCGCGTCGGCAGGCACGACGGCGTCGCGGCCGTGGTGGAGCGGCTGAAGGGCCACCCGCTCTTCGCGCACGTGACGCTGACCAGGTCGGAGCGCTCGCCGATCGCGGCGCTCGTGACGGACATGCTCGGCGACGTCGGGGTCTGA
- a CDS encoding dihydrolipoyl dehydrogenase family protein, translating to MADEVDVVVIGLGPGGEDAAGRLAEAGLSVVGVESRLVGGECPYYACVPTKMMVRAAGLVAEAGRVPGMAGEASVRPDWGPVAARIRDEATYAWDDKVAADRLTGKGVRLARGRGRITGPREVTVDGRVFQVRRGILLNTGTSPTAPPVDGLAGTPYWTNREAVQATEAPGSLLVLGGGVVGVEMAQVFSRFDSRVTIVEAADRLLINDEPESSALLREVFEREGIGVRTGVNVTRVTHDGSEFTMHLGDETLVADRLLVATGRRPNLRGLGLGAVGLDENARRIPVDGHLRAADGVWAIGDITGMGAFTHVSMYQAAVAVRDVLGEEGPPAAYRAVPRVTFTDPEIASVGLTEAQARDQNLPVRTAVAPIPESTRGWIHKAGNDGFIKLVEDVEWGTLVGATAAGPSGGEVLGFLAVAVHTETPTVALREMIYAYPTFHRAIESALAGLAAQARGE from the coding sequence ATGGCTGACGAAGTCGATGTCGTGGTGATCGGTCTCGGGCCCGGGGGAGAGGACGCCGCGGGCAGGCTCGCCGAGGCGGGCCTGTCGGTCGTCGGCGTGGAGTCGCGGCTGGTCGGCGGGGAGTGCCCCTACTACGCCTGCGTCCCCACCAAGATGATGGTGCGCGCCGCCGGGCTGGTCGCTGAGGCCGGCCGCGTCCCCGGCATGGCGGGCGAGGCGTCGGTGCGGCCCGACTGGGGCCCGGTGGCCGCCCGGATCCGCGACGAGGCGACCTACGCGTGGGACGACAAGGTCGCCGCCGACCGCCTGACCGGCAAGGGCGTGCGGCTGGCGCGCGGCCGGGGCCGCATCACCGGTCCCCGCGAGGTGACCGTGGACGGCCGCGTCTTCCAGGTCCGGCGCGGCATCCTGCTGAACACCGGCACCTCGCCCACGGCCCCGCCCGTCGACGGCCTCGCCGGCACGCCGTACTGGACGAACCGCGAAGCCGTCCAGGCCACGGAGGCCCCCGGGTCGCTCCTCGTCCTCGGCGGAGGCGTGGTCGGCGTCGAGATGGCGCAGGTCTTCTCCCGCTTCGACAGCCGCGTCACCATCGTCGAGGCGGCGGACCGCCTGCTCATCAACGACGAGCCCGAGTCCAGCGCCCTGCTGCGCGAGGTCTTCGAGCGCGAGGGCATCGGCGTGCGCACCGGCGTGAACGTCACCAGGGTCACCCACGACGGATCGGAGTTCACGATGCACCTCGGCGACGAGACGCTCGTCGCCGACCGCCTCCTCGTCGCGACCGGCCGCCGTCCGAACCTCCGGGGCCTCGGCCTCGGCGCCGTCGGCCTGGACGAGAACGCCCGCCGGATCCCCGTGGACGGGCACCTGCGCGCCGCCGACGGCGTGTGGGCGATCGGCGACATCACCGGCATGGGCGCCTTCACGCACGTCTCCATGTACCAGGCGGCCGTCGCCGTCCGGGACGTCCTCGGCGAGGAGGGACCGCCCGCCGCCTACCGCGCCGTGCCGCGCGTCACCTTCACCGATCCCGAGATCGCGTCCGTCGGGCTCACCGAGGCCCAGGCCCGCGACCAGAACCTCCCCGTCCGCACGGCCGTCGCGCCGATCCCCGAGTCGACCCGCGGCTGGATCCACAAGGCCGGCAACGACGGTTTCATCAAGCTGGTCGAGGACGTCGAGTGGGGCACCCTGGTCGGCGCGACCGCCGCGGGCCCGTCCGGCGGGGAGGTCCTCGGCTTCCTGGCCGTGGCCGTCCACACCGAGACCCCGACCGTCGCGCTCCGCGAGATGATCTACGCCTACCCGACCTTCCACCGCGCCATCGAGTCCGCCCTCGCCGGTCTCGCCGCGCAGGCGCGGGGGGAGTGA
- a CDS encoding C40 family peptidase: protein MGKPNRRVLPTIIGVSVLTTLAANTAVLVARDDGPVQARRGEQRARFVAASGSTGLSPTAVAPLGRRLTPHVLVAAPSTLPADFVQKVRGAKGVKGVEVVDAVQGMVAGKRVGLMGVDPSTFRNYTPKPTAKSDALWRNVASGDVAISFTMGSDGGVKLGSQVPVGGKQHQSQLRVGAYATMGISDVDAIVSHATAQALGLPTGNAMLVSVPKAAPKTFIKKLRKALPKGAKAVAVNPEIDFPESGDVPAANGQVMTAGQVRTVIKAAYTRLGWPYVWGGESEAEGGYDCSGLMQYAFARAGIRLPRVAADQARAGWVVPYGKAEPGDMLIWANDPTAPGYISHIALYLGQGKMLAAPRTGTVVQVQDVYTRNMRGAVRVSPKMAAALTR from the coding sequence GTGGGAAAGCCGAACCGCCGGGTGCTACCGACGATCATCGGCGTATCCGTGCTGACGACGCTCGCCGCCAACACCGCCGTCCTCGTCGCGCGCGACGACGGGCCGGTGCAGGCGCGGCGCGGCGAGCAGCGCGCCCGGTTCGTGGCCGCGTCCGGCAGCACCGGGCTGTCGCCCACGGCGGTCGCGCCGCTCGGCAGGAGGCTCACTCCGCACGTCCTCGTGGCGGCGCCGTCCACACTTCCGGCCGACTTCGTCCAGAAGGTCCGCGGCGCCAAGGGAGTGAAGGGCGTCGAGGTCGTCGACGCCGTTCAGGGCATGGTCGCGGGCAAGCGGGTGGGGCTGATGGGCGTCGACCCGTCCACGTTCCGCAACTACACGCCGAAGCCGACCGCCAAGTCGGACGCGCTCTGGCGCAACGTGGCATCCGGCGACGTCGCCATCTCGTTCACGATGGGCAGCGACGGCGGCGTCAAGCTGGGCAGCCAGGTGCCCGTCGGCGGCAAGCAGCACCAGTCGCAACTGCGGGTGGGCGCGTACGCGACGATGGGCATCAGCGACGTCGACGCGATCGTCTCGCACGCCACCGCGCAGGCCCTCGGACTGCCGACCGGCAACGCGATGCTGGTCAGCGTCCCGAAGGCCGCGCCGAAGACGTTCATCAAGAAGCTGCGCAAGGCACTGCCGAAGGGCGCCAAGGCCGTCGCGGTCAACCCGGAGATCGACTTCCCCGAGTCCGGGGACGTGCCGGCCGCCAACGGCCAGGTCATGACCGCCGGCCAGGTCCGGACGGTGATCAAGGCGGCCTACACCAGGCTCGGCTGGCCGTACGTGTGGGGCGGCGAGTCCGAGGCCGAGGGCGGCTACGACTGCTCCGGCCTGATGCAGTACGCGTTCGCCAGGGCGGGCATCCGGCTCCCGCGCGTCGCCGCGGACCAGGCCCGCGCCGGCTGGGTCGTCCCCTACGGCAAGGCCGAGCCGGGCGACATGCTCATCTGGGCCAACGACCCGACCGCGCCCGGCTACATCTCGCACATCGCCCTCTACCTGGGCCAGGGCAAGATGCTGGCGGCCCCGCGGACGGGCACCGTGGTGCAGGTCCAGGACGTCTACACCCGCAACATGCGCGGCGCCGTCCGCGTCAGCCCGAAGATGGCCGCCGCGCTGACGCGCTGA
- a CDS encoding MFS transporter, whose translation MFGALLLPAGLLGDRFGRKRLLVAGLAVFGAASLAGAFANGSGGVIAARAFMGLGAAIVMPLSMSMLPAIFPPQERTRAVAVWSSAMALGLPLGPLLGGWLLENFRWGSIFLVNVPVVLVGGVAVALLLPETRDPSAPRVDGAGSLLSMAGIVALVYGVIEAPARGWGDAVVLLSFALAAVLLTGFVLWERRAAAPMMDMALFRDPGFTWAMVAAVAANLMMAGALFVLPQYLEAVQGNDVFGTGLRLTPMLLGLLAGGIVTDRVAHRSGHKPILVTGLLVLAGGFGWGALAGPGDGYSATVPWLLVLGLGCGLTIVPAMDAVLAGFDGMSAVFAACGAAAVATALLLWLFQPGRAREGAAPAADARQSDHEHVVP comes from the coding sequence GTGTTCGGGGCCCTGCTGCTCCCGGCCGGGCTGCTCGGCGACCGGTTCGGCCGCAAGCGGCTGCTGGTGGCCGGCCTCGCGGTCTTCGGCGCCGCCTCGCTCGCCGGGGCGTTCGCGAACGGCTCCGGCGGCGTCATCGCGGCCCGCGCGTTCATGGGGCTCGGCGCGGCGATCGTGATGCCGCTGTCGATGTCGATGCTCCCCGCGATCTTCCCGCCGCAGGAGCGCACCCGCGCCGTCGCGGTCTGGTCGTCGGCGATGGCGCTCGGGCTGCCGCTCGGACCGCTGCTCGGCGGCTGGCTGCTGGAGAACTTCCGCTGGGGTTCGATCTTCCTGGTCAACGTGCCGGTCGTGCTCGTCGGCGGCGTCGCGGTGGCGCTGCTGCTGCCCGAGACGCGGGACCCGTCCGCGCCGCGGGTCGACGGGGCCGGCTCGCTGCTGTCGATGGCCGGCATCGTCGCGCTCGTCTACGGGGTCATCGAGGCCCCGGCGCGGGGCTGGGGCGACGCGGTGGTGCTGCTGTCGTTCGCGCTCGCGGCCGTCCTGCTGACCGGGTTCGTCCTGTGGGAGCGGCGCGCCGCCGCGCCCATGATGGACATGGCGCTCTTCCGCGACCCCGGCTTCACGTGGGCGATGGTCGCCGCCGTCGCCGCGAACCTGATGATGGCCGGGGCGCTGTTCGTCCTGCCGCAGTACCTGGAGGCCGTCCAGGGCAACGACGTGTTCGGCACCGGGCTGCGGCTGACGCCGATGCTGCTCGGCCTGCTCGCCGGGGGGATCGTCACCGACCGGGTCGCGCACCGCTCCGGGCACAAGCCGATCCTCGTCACCGGGCTGCTCGTGCTCGCGGGCGGCTTCGGGTGGGGCGCGCTCGCCGGGCCGGGCGACGGCTACTCCGCCACCGTTCCGTGGCTGCTCGTCCTCGGGCTCGGCTGCGGCCTGACCATCGTCCCGGCGATGGACGCGGTCCTCGCCGGGTTCGACGGCATGAGCGCGGTGTTCGCCGCGTGCGGCGCCGCCGCGGTCGCGACGGCCCTGCTCCTGTGGCTCTTCCAGCCCGGCCGTGCCCGGGAGGGTGCGGCCCCCGCCGCCGATGCACGACAATCGGACCATGAGCACGTCGTCCCGTGA
- a CDS encoding isoprenyl transferase, whose translation MRRRPSEGGRLISALRRTGPYAAVRDAVYRMYERRVEAELPTDVTPRHVGVILDGNRRWARSMGLADVNSGHQRGAQKISELLQWSAEAGVEHVTLWLLSTDNLNRPADQLEPLLAIIENTVRKLAADGWHVKPVGALDLLPDKTARVLKDAGEATSSAPGLIVNVAVGYGGRREIADAVRSLLIEQASRGTSIEELAEILDVEHIAEHLYTRGQPDPDLVIRTSGEQRLSGFMLWQSAHSEFYFCEVHWPDFRKVDFLRAIRSYAARHRRYGT comes from the coding sequence GTGCGCCGGCGCCCCTCCGAGGGCGGGCGGCTGATCTCCGCCCTCCGCCGGACCGGCCCGTACGCGGCCGTCCGCGACGCCGTCTACCGGATGTACGAGCGGCGCGTCGAGGCCGAGCTGCCCACCGACGTCACCCCCCGGCATGTCGGCGTGATCCTGGACGGCAACCGGCGTTGGGCCAGGTCGATGGGGCTGGCCGACGTCAACTCCGGGCACCAGCGCGGCGCCCAGAAGATCTCCGAGCTGCTCCAGTGGAGCGCGGAGGCCGGGGTCGAGCACGTCACGCTGTGGCTGCTGTCGACCGACAACCTCAACCGGCCCGCGGACCAGCTGGAACCGCTGCTGGCGATCATCGAGAACACCGTCCGCAAGCTCGCCGCCGACGGCTGGCACGTCAAGCCCGTCGGCGCCCTCGACCTGCTGCCCGACAAAACGGCCCGCGTCCTGAAAGATGCGGGGGAGGCCACATCGAGCGCACCCGGCCTGATTGTGAACGTCGCGGTTGGGTATGGAGGTAGGCGTGAGATCGCTGATGCGGTGCGCTCACTGCTCATCGAGCAGGCGAGTCGTGGCACCAGCATCGAGGAACTCGCCGAGATCCTCGACGTGGAGCACATCGCGGAGCATCTCTACACGCGCGGCCAGCCGGACCCGGACCTGGTCATCCGCACCTCGGGCGAGCAGCGTCTCTCCGGCTTCATGCTCTGGCAGAGCGCCCACTCGGAGTTCTACTTCTGCGAAGTCCATTGGCCGGACTTCCGCAAGGTGGACTTCCTCCGGGCCATCCGCTCCTACGCCGCGCGGCACCGGCGCTACGGTACCTGA